A genomic region of Desulfurobacterium indicum contains the following coding sequences:
- a CDS encoding response regulator transcription factor: MKEIKIAVVEDDMEIANILKLALSREGYKVRVFDTSEKLLNNIIEYQQNYDLIILDVMLPGMEGRDACKLLRDRKIDVPVLILTALSSEDDKVKGLDSGADDYITKPFSIKELLARVRALLRRHGEVSVPSVGVASGSIKFLDDFRTVEINGKKIYLTKTEFIIFRMLVENSGKAIRKDELSMKLGSRGSVRAIDVHIKNLREKLGDEGHKIKTVWGVGYKFEF; the protein is encoded by the coding sequence ATGAAAGAGATAAAAATTGCTGTTGTTGAAGATGATATGGAAATAGCCAACATTCTTAAACTGGCACTTTCCAGAGAAGGCTATAAAGTAAGGGTATTTGATACTTCTGAAAAACTTCTCAACAACATTATTGAGTATCAGCAGAATTACGATCTGATAATTCTTGATGTAATGCTTCCAGGCATGGAAGGTAGAGATGCCTGTAAACTGCTCAGAGATAGAAAAATTGATGTTCCAGTGCTTATTCTAACAGCCCTATCAAGTGAAGATGATAAAGTTAAAGGGCTTGATAGCGGAGCAGATGATTATATTACAAAACCTTTCAGCATAAAAGAGCTTCTTGCGAGAGTCAGAGCGCTTTTGCGTCGTCACGGAGAAGTTTCCGTACCATCTGTTGGTGTAGCCTCTGGTAGTATAAAATTTCTTGATGATTTTAGGACTGTAGAAATAAACGGAAAGAAAATATATCTTACAAAAACAGAGTTTATAATTTTCAGAATGCTTGTTGAAAACAGCGGGAAAGCCATCAGGAAAGATGAGTTATCAATGAAATTAGGAAGTAGAGGCTCTGTCAGAGCCATAGATGTTCATATTAAAAACTTGAGAGAGAAACTGGGTGATGAAGGGCACAAAATCAAGACAGTATGGGGAGTCGGATACAAATTTGAGTTTTGA
- a CDS encoding antitoxin AF2212-like protein translates to MEGKIKTVRTIFKNGVFEPMENINLPEGSEAVVVFLEVPIFEKKPSWWDEVSGDENWKRALNRLVERIKEIVIPEELKLIDREGEREVIIILEGDETAFLRTLMEAGYHIYKTTGIFFPIQVISRKRLKRWQEFDREISRLIRDGISLL, encoded by the coding sequence ATGGAAGGAAAAATCAAAACTGTTAGGACTATTTTTAAAAATGGTGTTTTTGAGCCGATGGAAAATATAAATTTGCCTGAAGGAAGCGAAGCTGTTGTTGTTTTTCTGGAGGTTCCTATTTTTGAAAAAAAGCCTTCATGGTGGGACGAAGTTTCAGGAGATGAAAACTGGAAAAGAGCCCTTAATAGACTTGTTGAAAGGATAAAGGAAATTGTAATTCCAGAAGAGCTAAAACTGATAGATAGAGAAGGGGAGCGGGAAGTTATTATTATACTTGAAGGTGATGAAACAGCATTTTTAAGAACTTTAATGGAAGCGGGATATCACATTTATAAAACAACAGGTATATTCTTTCCTATACAGGTGATTTCTCGCAAAAGACTTAAAAGATGGCAAGAATTTGATAGAGAAATTTCCCGTCTTATAAGAGACGGAATTTCTCTTTTGTAG
- a CDS encoding response regulator — protein sequence MENTVLSRNDNLKIGNTNFHVQTEYYRSSGDVVTLIFKKGEVVKRIERKLSPRETPDDAVKKQHMEVIHKLLSATSEENVKTSEVAIDELILSADVTDFFKLLVSQVFGRKDFLFAKMINVSGKPILEIVRKPEKIDKEIVDAFVEGFIVEEKQFYHMGEDGLYLYGFKLKDGTMVIIGFEREDSKELLERVLYQAEGCFKPKCNSRKLSILIVEDVLFTRLVVRETFKLIAKELEDFCFEEIDEAESLYDALSMLKKKHFDIVITDIHLGDGLGIEVASFVKKNFPDTKVIALTMYPEDYEKNREIFDGFIAKPITPQELKEKLLKILS from the coding sequence ATGGAAAATACAGTTCTTTCCCGAAATGATAATTTAAAGATTGGAAACACAAACTTCCATGTTCAGACAGAGTATTATCGTTCCTCCGGAGATGTTGTTACTCTTATTTTTAAAAAAGGTGAAGTTGTGAAAAGGATAGAAAGGAAGCTCTCTCCCCGGGAAACTCCAGATGATGCCGTTAAAAAGCAGCATATGGAAGTTATTCATAAACTTCTATCTGCTACTTCCGAAGAGAATGTAAAAACATCGGAAGTGGCAATTGACGAGCTAATACTCTCAGCCGATGTGACGGATTTCTTTAAATTGCTGGTCTCCCAGGTTTTTGGAAGGAAAGACTTTCTTTTTGCAAAGATGATAAATGTTAGTGGAAAGCCAATTCTTGAAATTGTGAGAAAACCTGAAAAAATCGATAAAGAAATTGTTGATGCGTTCGTGGAAGGGTTCATTGTGGAAGAAAAGCAGTTTTACCATATGGGAGAAGACGGTCTTTACCTTTATGGTTTTAAACTTAAAGACGGAACTATGGTTATAATTGGCTTTGAAAGAGAAGATTCAAAAGAGTTACTCGAAAGAGTTTTATACCAGGCTGAGGGATGTTTTAAACCTAAGTGTAACAGCAGGAAACTTTCAATACTGATAGTTGAAGATGTTCTCTTCACAAGACTTGTCGTTAGAGAAACTTTCAAACTAATAGCTAAAGAGCTTGAAGATTTCTGCTTTGAAGAGATAGATGAGGCAGAATCACTGTATGATGCGTTATCAATGTTAAAGAAGAAACATTTCGATATTGTTATTACGGATATTCATCTCGGAGACGGCCTGGGGATAGAAGTTGCCTCCTTTGTGAAGAAAAATTTTCCTGATACAAAAGTAATAGCACTTACCATGTATCCGGAAGATTACGAAAAAAATAGAGAAATATTTGATGGTTTTATTGCAAAGCCCATCACGCCACAAGAACTAAAAGAAAAACTGTTAAAAATTCTATCCTGA
- a CDS encoding sensor histidine kinase encodes MKGTKSRQYGESDTNLSFETLAEVNREASSVLFIDNNGTILGTSEKIWDRYPYLSVIKLFEKLKKKKKIAEAEFEEKGRILKIRGKPLKNVFMIEIEDITSQTCIEDFKKKVISTISHELRTPLTIIKGYAELLSLETDSDILDKMSVQIERIINIVNSISLLMKGQEGELVDIDVKSVVEEMAHQFEDKIAFKGIDFHIDVEQGLKIKAEKILFQQMIINLLDNAIKFTEKGKVGITGYKTEENIVIEVYDTGRGIPEDLQPFIFEKFVKSEESPGLGIGLSLVRTIVKHHGWEIELNSAAGKGTTFFVKIPISS; translated from the coding sequence ATGAAGGGCACAAAATCAAGACAGTATGGGGAGTCGGATACAAATTTGAGTTTTGAAACGCTTGCGGAGGTAAATAGAGAGGCTTCTTCCGTTCTTTTTATTGATAATAACGGAACTATACTGGGAACTTCTGAAAAGATCTGGGATAGATATCCTTATCTTTCTGTTATTAAATTGTTTGAAAAGTTAAAGAAAAAAAAGAAAATTGCGGAAGCGGAATTTGAGGAGAAAGGAAGGATTCTTAAAATAAGAGGAAAACCTCTTAAAAATGTTTTTATGATAGAAATCGAAGATATTACAAGCCAAACCTGCATAGAAGATTTTAAAAAAAAGGTTATTTCTACCATTTCTCACGAGCTTAGAACGCCACTCACTATAATAAAAGGCTATGCAGAACTGCTTTCTCTTGAAACTGATTCTGATATTCTGGATAAAATGTCTGTTCAAATAGAGCGGATAATAAATATAGTTAATTCTATAAGCCTTTTAATGAAAGGTCAGGAAGGAGAATTGGTAGATATAGATGTTAAAAGTGTAGTGGAAGAAATGGCGCATCAGTTTGAGGATAAAATAGCTTTTAAAGGCATAGATTTTCATATAGATGTTGAACAAGGATTAAAGATAAAAGCAGAGAAAATTCTCTTTCAACAGATGATTATAAATCTTCTTGATAATGCTATAAAGTTCACTGAAAAAGGTAAAGTAGGAATAACAGGTTATAAAACAGAAGAAAATATAGTGATTGAAGTTTACGACACCGGACGGGGAATACCAGAAGATCTTCAACCGTTTATCTTTGAAAAGTTTGTAAAGTCCGAGGAAAGTCCTGGACTTGGTATAGGATTATCTCTTGTTAGAACAATTGTTAAACATCACGGCTGGGAGATAGAGCTTAATTCGGCAGCAGGTAAAGGAACCACTTTTTTTGTTAAGATACCTATAAGTTCTTAA
- a CDS encoding inositol monophosphatase family protein, protein MEIIETAIKAAKEASQILLNYQGHLKKSEITFKSKNDYVTKADKEAEEKIIEVIKTHFPNHSIVAEESGTFGNSDYVWFIDPLDGTKNFIHGLPMFSVSIGVSFKGEMIAGVVAVPTLNEIFTAEKGSGAFCNGEKIKVSNRPFGEGLIATGFPFRGKEMLDEYLVCFKEVFFSVSGVRRCGSAAIDLAYTAKGIFDGFWELSLKPWDIAAGVLLIQEAEGFVSDFKGGREFLKTGNIIGASQNTYKYLFSIINKYLGNR, encoded by the coding sequence ATGGAAATTATCGAAACTGCGATAAAAGCGGCAAAAGAAGCATCCCAGATACTCTTGAATTATCAGGGACATCTTAAAAAAAGTGAAATAACCTTCAAATCGAAAAACGACTATGTGACAAAAGCTGACAAAGAAGCAGAAGAAAAAATAATAGAAGTTATAAAAACACATTTCCCGAACCACTCGATTGTTGCAGAAGAGAGCGGCACCTTCGGAAACAGTGACTACGTATGGTTTATAGACCCTCTCGACGGAACAAAAAATTTTATTCACGGTCTGCCCATGTTTTCCGTTTCCATAGGAGTTTCCTTTAAAGGTGAAATGATAGCTGGAGTAGTTGCTGTTCCAACTTTAAACGAAATTTTCACGGCGGAAAAAGGAAGCGGAGCGTTTTGCAACGGCGAAAAGATAAAAGTAAGTAATAGACCTTTTGGTGAAGGATTGATAGCAACCGGTTTCCCTTTCAGAGGAAAAGAGATGCTTGATGAATACCTTGTATGTTTCAAAGAGGTTTTTTTCTCAGTTTCTGGAGTAAGACGGTGTGGTTCTGCAGCAATTGACCTTGCTTACACGGCAAAAGGCATTTTTGACGGATTCTGGGAACTTTCTTTGAAGCCATGGGACATAGCTGCCGGTGTTCTTTTGATACAAGAAGCAGAAGGTTTTGTATCCGATTTTAAAGGCGGAAGAGAATTTTTAAAGACAGGAAACATCATAGGAGCTTCACAAAATACATACAAATATCTATTTTCAATAATAAATAAATACCTTGGAAACCGCTAA
- a CDS encoding SAVED domain-containing protein yields the protein MGWFRKLITKEIKLTTEEINKLIRSGEVDGEDLPFLLKAIKEKRLPWSTAFETFRAIKNFKHFKQPELFKKLFKLSEQEVSNFFSKEVVKVKFPVVKDVKGEIITAYLVPLKSSILNFSKIDDELLSIIRKATGKGFAIAFDSPFSQDSFMLAVAAGLLTEDKCFLSHLSFTGSVDYYGNILSVGFIGEKEKISEEQNLKLITAEDVRNLEQLKCYLKRNIPVPFPLMIGKPKETVKIFLRSFEKETKLNCDAVSKFSNISLSDMGIVKRNYLENSLETFHKFLEEEFSSKLLKMTRQREEAVFHIIGVISSLMYGAGIIFGVRKKAVLYHYQDSKYYPIITINRELKEIKRSRNWIQTKQIEKGSNKETAITIHIASHNPLGSTRIFVENYLKNSSHFYITLKEKTGNVPLNQEIWKTIVSEIYSELNRLRSEYMVERFHIFLSIPCPMAFALGACAGKFIPATIYNYVPERNSYSPVIKTDKLENIF from the coding sequence ATGGGTTGGTTCAGGAAATTGATAACAAAAGAGATAAAGTTAACTACCGAAGAAATAAATAAACTAATCAGAAGTGGTGAAGTTGATGGAGAAGACCTGCCTTTTCTTTTAAAGGCTATTAAAGAAAAAAGGCTTCCCTGGTCAACAGCTTTTGAAACTTTCCGTGCCATTAAAAATTTTAAGCATTTTAAACAACCCGAACTGTTCAAGAAGTTATTTAAACTTTCGGAACAGGAAGTTTCTAATTTTTTCTCAAAAGAAGTAGTAAAAGTTAAATTTCCCGTTGTAAAAGATGTAAAGGGTGAAATAATAACAGCCTATCTGGTGCCTCTCAAAAGCTCTATTTTAAACTTTTCAAAAATAGACGATGAGTTGTTAAGTATAATTAGAAAAGCAACAGGAAAAGGATTTGCTATTGCATTTGATTCGCCTTTTAGTCAAGATTCATTTATGCTTGCCGTTGCGGCAGGGCTACTTACAGAAGATAAATGCTTTCTTTCTCATCTCAGTTTCACTGGAAGTGTTGATTATTACGGAAATATTCTTTCTGTGGGTTTTATCGGCGAAAAAGAGAAGATAAGTGAAGAGCAAAATCTAAAACTTATAACTGCTGAAGATGTCAGAAATCTCGAACAATTGAAGTGCTATCTCAAACGAAATATTCCTGTACCTTTTCCCTTAATGATAGGGAAACCAAAAGAAACTGTAAAAATTTTCCTTAGAAGTTTTGAAAAAGAAACCAAATTAAATTGTGACGCCGTGTCAAAGTTTTCCAATATTTCTCTTTCTGATATGGGTATAGTTAAAAGGAATTATCTGGAAAACTCACTTGAAACCTTCCACAAATTTTTAGAAGAGGAATTTTCCAGCAAACTTCTAAAAATGACAAGGCAAAGAGAAGAAGCAGTATTCCATATTATAGGTGTTATTTCATCGCTAATGTACGGAGCCGGTATAATTTTTGGAGTAAGAAAGAAAGCCGTTCTCTATCATTATCAAGATAGTAAATACTATCCAATTATCACAATAAATAGAGAACTCAAAGAGATAAAACGCAGTAGAAACTGGATTCAAACGAAACAGATAGAAAAAGGAAGCAATAAAGAAACTGCAATTACTATACATATAGCAAGCCATAACCCTCTCGGTTCTACCAGAATTTTTGTTGAAAATTATCTAAAAAACTCTTCCCATTTTTACATTACATTAAAAGAGAAAACGGGAAATGTTCCTTTGAATCAAGAAATATGGAAAACCATTGTTTCAGAAATTTACTCCGAACTAAACAGGTTGCGAAGTGAATACATGGTTGAAAGATTCCATATATTTTTGAGCATCCCGTGCCCAATGGCTTTTGCACTTGGAGCATGTGCCGGAAAATTTATACCGGCAACTATATACAACTATGTTCCAGAAAGGAATAGCTATTCTCCCGTAATCAAAACAGATAAGTTAGAAAATATTTTTTAA
- a CDS encoding 4Fe-4S binding protein: protein MKVPFFKDRCFYQSITTFISNFAVWNFFTGKLYTGILKAIPFPSMNCYACPASVFSCPIGTLSHLIVMAKFPFYTLGILGSVSLPFGRWICGWICPFGFLQDILYKIPTPKIKLPKKLELIKFVMLIFPVLILPYFFKKHLFCMMCPVGTLEAGLYWVGFHPEIRRLAGMLFSFKVAVMLLIIGGAIFTKRPFCRFFCPLGALFSLFNKISPIKFTHNESLCTRCNHCQDVCPVDHKIYENPNSTSCIRCLNCIRDCKALDIEYPSIFKIPEDKNRSEKSLP from the coding sequence ATGAAAGTGCCTTTCTTCAAAGACAGGTGTTTTTATCAATCGATTACCACATTCATTTCAAACTTCGCCGTGTGGAATTTTTTCACAGGCAAACTTTATACCGGTATACTAAAGGCAATACCTTTCCCTTCTATGAACTGTTATGCCTGTCCGGCCTCGGTTTTCTCCTGCCCGATAGGAACACTCTCTCATTTAATAGTAATGGCTAAATTTCCATTCTACACTCTTGGAATTTTAGGTTCTGTCTCTCTGCCATTCGGCAGATGGATATGCGGATGGATCTGTCCGTTTGGCTTTCTCCAGGATATACTTTACAAAATTCCTACACCTAAGATAAAATTGCCCAAAAAGTTAGAACTGATTAAGTTTGTTATGCTCATTTTCCCTGTTTTAATACTTCCTTACTTTTTCAAAAAACACCTTTTCTGCATGATGTGTCCGGTAGGAACACTTGAAGCAGGACTTTATTGGGTAGGATTTCATCCTGAGATAAGAAGACTTGCTGGAATGCTTTTTTCCTTTAAGGTTGCAGTTATGCTCCTTATTATCGGAGGAGCAATTTTCACAAAAAGGCCTTTCTGCAGATTCTTCTGCCCCTTAGGTGCACTCTTTTCTCTTTTTAATAAGATATCACCTATAAAGTTTACACACAACGAGTCTCTTTGTACCAGATGTAACCATTGTCAGGATGTGTGCCCGGTTGATCATAAAATTTATGAAAATCCTAACAGCACTTCCTGTATAAGGTGTCTAAATTGTATAAGAGATTGTAAAGCCCTTGACATAGAGTATCCTTCTATTTTTAAAATTCCTGAAGATAAGAATCGTAGCGAGAAATCTCTTCCTTAA
- the pstS gene encoding phosphate ABC transporter substrate-binding protein PstS: MRKMKKATVAALTVAVTAGTVFGAASSAKAWTINGAGATFPYPVYVKWAKDFKRATGNRVNYQGIGSGGGIKQVTDRVVDFGGSDKMLKPSELDKRRLYQFPAVIGSIVVVYNLPGVGDKELKLSNRAVSDIFMGKVRYWDNREIKQDNPGLNLPHMPITVIHRSEGSGTTWNFTYWLSGISPEWKSKIGYGKVVKWPTGMGAKGNAGVTNYVKQIPGAIGYVEYAYKKQNNLTAAILQTKEGNWVKPCDETFKAAAAHARWSLRTHFYTPGNLLLAEGRNSWPLTVATMILLPREKKVTNKRVTEFYNWAWKHDDKAAEELGYVPLPTSVKNMIRKYWNTVVFK, from the coding sequence ATGAGAAAGATGAAAAAAGCTACAGTTGCAGCTTTGACAGTTGCGGTAACAGCAGGAACAGTTTTTGGGGCGGCATCTTCAGCTAAGGCTTGGACAATCAACGGAGCAGGAGCTACATTTCCCTATCCAGTTTATGTAAAATGGGCAAAGGATTTTAAAAGAGCTACCGGAAACAGGGTAAACTACCAGGGTATTGGCTCAGGCGGTGGTATTAAGCAGGTAACAGATAGAGTTGTTGACTTTGGTGGAAGTGATAAGATGCTAAAGCCTTCAGAGCTTGATAAAAGAAGACTTTACCAGTTTCCAGCAGTTATAGGTTCAATTGTTGTTGTTTACAATCTTCCAGGTGTTGGTGACAAGGAACTAAAACTTTCAAACAGAGCAGTTTCTGACATTTTCATGGGCAAAGTAAGATACTGGGATAACAGAGAAATCAAACAGGATAATCCGGGGTTAAACCTTCCTCATATGCCTATTACCGTGATTCACAGATCTGAAGGTTCAGGGACCACATGGAATTTCACTTACTGGCTTTCTGGTATCTCTCCAGAATGGAAGTCAAAGATAGGTTACGGTAAAGTAGTTAAATGGCCTACCGGTATGGGTGCCAAAGGAAATGCAGGTGTAACAAATTATGTCAAGCAGATTCCGGGAGCAATTGGATATGTAGAGTATGCTTATAAAAAGCAGAACAATCTTACAGCTGCTATCCTTCAAACAAAAGAAGGTAATTGGGTTAAACCTTGTGACGAAACATTTAAGGCAGCAGCAGCTCACGCCAGATGGTCACTCAGAACACATTTTTACACACCTGGCAACCTTCTTCTTGCAGAAGGAAGAAACAGCTGGCCTTTAACAGTTGCAACAATGATTCTTCTTCCAAGAGAGAAGAAAGTGACAAATAAAAGAGTTACTGAATTTTACAACTGGGCATGGAAACATGATGATAAAGCTGCAGAAGAGCTTGGTTATGTTCCACTTCCAACTTCTGTGAAAAATATGATAAGAAAATACTGGAATACGGTAGTATTTAAGTAA
- a CDS encoding GGDEF domain-containing protein: MYGWNSILLSFRCKDRNRFYEKYPHRKRLLSTILSITLVLIPMIAILPAYMFKKPLIFKSGIFSLLLVIAGRFIYSIRRYFFSAVSLIFAISVLCFGIVLQGEHLLYMWFAVIPGLAFLTLPYKDAINIVVTFLLGVFILSLKFHHHPAKIFLYYTVNLVAFILVISLGSFVLITKIDDTFEILNESSIRDPLTRAYNRRAFIKFIKEEIDRAKRYGFPLSLIMIDIDDFKRVNDTYGHVKGDMVLKEMAELIMCNIRQCDKLVRWGGEEFIVVCPHLSKEKAYLVAEKLRNLIESHDFNGIRITASFGVSEIDPEKPIENAIKLADHALYKVKKSGKNGVAVFGDGESSNLVMD; the protein is encoded by the coding sequence ATGTATGGGTGGAATTCTATCCTTTTATCTTTTAGATGTAAGGACAGAAACAGGTTCTATGAAAAGTATCCGCATAGAAAGCGACTTTTGAGCACCATTTTGAGTATTACTCTTGTTCTAATTCCTATGATAGCTATCCTGCCGGCTTATATGTTTAAAAAGCCATTAATTTTTAAATCTGGAATCTTTTCTTTGCTTCTGGTAATTGCTGGAAGATTTATTTACTCTATAAGGCGTTATTTCTTTTCTGCAGTTTCTCTAATTTTTGCTATTTCTGTTCTTTGTTTCGGAATAGTTTTACAGGGTGAACATTTATTATATATGTGGTTTGCAGTTATTCCGGGACTTGCTTTCTTAACCCTTCCTTATAAAGATGCGATTAATATCGTTGTAACATTTCTTTTAGGAGTTTTTATTCTTTCTCTTAAATTTCATCATCATCCGGCCAAGATTTTCCTTTATTATACTGTAAATCTTGTCGCTTTTATATTAGTTATTTCTCTAGGAAGTTTTGTTTTAATTACCAAAATTGATGATACTTTTGAGATACTGAATGAGTCTTCTATCAGGGATCCTTTAACACGTGCCTATAATCGGCGAGCTTTTATAAAATTTATTAAAGAAGAAATTGACCGGGCAAAAAGATACGGTTTTCCTCTATCATTAATTATGATAGATATTGATGATTTTAAAAGAGTTAATGATACTTATGGTCATGTTAAGGGGGATATGGTATTAAAGGAGATGGCAGAACTTATAATGTGCAATATCCGCCAGTGTGATAAATTGGTAAGATGGGGAGGGGAAGAGTTTATTGTTGTCTGTCCTCATCTTTCTAAAGAAAAAGCTTATCTTGTAGCTGAAAAATTAAGAAATCTGATAGAATCTCATGATTTTAATGGTATAAGGATAACTGCAAGTTTTGGAGTTAGTGAAATTGATCCGGAAAAGCCTATAGAAAATGCTATAAAACTGGCAGATCATGCTCTGTATAAAGTTAAAAAATCTGGAAAAAACGGTGTAGCTGTTTTTGGTGATGGAGAAAGTTCTAATCTGGTGATGGATTAA
- a CDS encoding DUF4911 domain-containing protein: MLKKGVNLICKVSVKDIAFINAIFEWYHEVGTVRTRDNKNGIIEIWLSPDFVDDGMKAIEYLKSGGFVEELEVVGEAGDNWHRE; this comes from the coding sequence ATGCTCAAAAAAGGTGTAAATCTGATATGTAAAGTTTCTGTTAAGGATATAGCTTTTATAAATGCAATATTTGAGTGGTACCACGAAGTGGGAACTGTTAGGACAAGAGACAACAAAAATGGAATTATTGAAATCTGGCTATCTCCAGATTTTGTTGACGATGGAATGAAAGCAATCGAGTATCTGAAAAGTGGTGGGTTTGTTGAAGAACTTGAAGTAGTTGGTGAAGCAGGTGATAACTGGCATAGAGAATGA
- a CDS encoding Mrp/NBP35 family ATP-binding protein — MDEKCNSCSLKNKCSTVKDPLEQKLICNMSRIKHKIAVLSGKGGVGKTTVATNLAASLAKKGFKVGLLDADIHGPNVAKMLGGEGAKLHVNPETELIEPYVPDEIPNLKVASMAFLLQDPSQPVVWRGPLKHQAIKQFLAEMDWGNLDYLIIDLPPGTGDEALSIAQLIKPLDGFVIVTTPQEVALLDTKKSVNFAKMLKVPLLGLIENMSGLICPHCGKEIEIFKSGGGKKAAEELNIDFLGKVPLEPRVVEAGDEGKPIVIADPESKSAKAFESIVDKIVEKVEKGEI; from the coding sequence ATGGACGAAAAATGCAACAGCTGTAGCTTAAAAAATAAGTGTTCAACAGTCAAAGACCCTCTTGAGCAGAAACTTATCTGTAACATGTCAAGAATTAAACATAAAATAGCAGTTTTAAGTGGTAAAGGAGGGGTTGGAAAAACAACTGTTGCAACGAACCTTGCCGCTTCACTTGCTAAAAAAGGTTTTAAAGTTGGATTGCTTGATGCAGACATTCACGGACCTAACGTTGCAAAAATGCTCGGCGGTGAAGGAGCAAAACTACATGTAAATCCCGAGACAGAACTCATTGAACCCTATGTGCCTGATGAAATACCCAACCTTAAAGTGGCCAGTATGGCTTTTCTCCTTCAGGACCCAAGCCAACCAGTTGTATGGAGAGGACCTTTGAAACATCAAGCAATAAAGCAGTTTCTTGCAGAAATGGACTGGGGGAATCTTGACTACCTGATAATTGACCTTCCTCCCGGAACCGGAGATGAAGCATTAAGTATAGCTCAACTTATAAAACCTTTGGACGGTTTTGTCATAGTAACAACTCCGCAGGAAGTGGCGTTGCTTGACACAAAAAAATCTGTAAATTTTGCTAAAATGTTGAAAGTGCCACTCCTCGGACTTATAGAGAATATGAGCGGGCTTATATGTCCGCACTGTGGAAAGGAGATTGAAATATTTAAATCCGGTGGTGGTAAAAAGGCTGCAGAAGAGCTCAATATTGATTTCTTAGGAAAAGTGCCTCTTGAACCAAGGGTTGTTGAAGCTGGAGATGAAGGAAAACCGATAGTCATTGCCGACCCTGAATCTAAATCTGCAAAAGCTTTTGAATCAATAGTTGACAAAATTGTTGAAAAGGTGGAAAAAGGTGAAATTTAA
- a CDS encoding flavodoxin family protein, producing the protein MKVLAINGSHRKGSTLELLKITLGEIDSSIEKEIISLSDFEIGYCKLCGACKKNGGTCVLKDGFQEIAAKMTEADVIVVGSPVYFGSITGKLKSLFDRSRALRVSWSLKNKFCGALAVGATIHGGQEHTIQAIHGWALIHGMLVFGDTSPTAHFGCAAVVSQKDGKFEFNKGGIETAKSLGRHVNEIAGMLK; encoded by the coding sequence ATGAAAGTACTGGCAATCAACGGTTCACACAGAAAGGGCTCAACACTGGAGCTTTTAAAAATAACTCTTGGTGAGATAGATTCTTCTATAGAAAAGGAAATTATCTCCCTTTCAGATTTTGAAATCGGCTATTGCAAATTGTGCGGTGCCTGTAAAAAAAACGGAGGCACATGTGTTTTAAAGGATGGCTTTCAGGAAATAGCTGCTAAAATGACAGAAGCTGACGTTATTGTTGTGGGTTCACCTGTTTATTTTGGTTCAATAACAGGAAAGCTAAAATCCCTTTTTGACCGTTCCAGAGCACTACGGGTAAGCTGGAGTCTTAAAAACAAGTTCTGTGGTGCTTTAGCAGTCGGGGCAACTATTCACGGCGGACAGGAGCATACAATTCAGGCAATTCACGGCTGGGCACTCATACACGGCATGCTTGTATTCGGAGACACGTCACCAACGGCCCACTTTGGCTGCGCGGCAGTAGTAAGTCAGAAAGACGGTAAATTTGAGTTCAACAAAGGCGGTATTGAAACAGCCAAAAGCCTTGGAAGACACGTAAATGAGATAGCAGGAATGCTTAAGTGA
- a CDS encoding SpoVG family protein, whose product MDKKAVERLPVMDLEITDVKIYPFDTSGIGGNVKAVAEIVINGVLKIKDIKIVESNRGFFIQMPTRKSKSGEFVPVVEAMDKNLYLHIRRKILDKFKEEISRYDSYLQEF is encoded by the coding sequence TTGGATAAGAAGGCTGTTGAAAGGCTGCCTGTAATGGACCTGGAAATTACCGATGTTAAGATATACCCATTTGATACGAGTGGTATAGGCGGAAATGTCAAAGCTGTTGCAGAGATAGTTATAAATGGTGTTTTAAAAATAAAAGACATAAAGATTGTTGAATCTAATAGAGGTTTTTTTATTCAGATGCCCACAAGAAAATCAAAGTCTGGAGAATTTGTGCCTGTAGTGGAGGCAATGGATAAGAACTTGTACCTTCACATAAGACGCAAAATTCTGGATAAGTTTAAGGAAGAGATTTCTCGCTACGATTCTTATCTTCAGGAATTTTAA